A window from candidate division KSB1 bacterium encodes these proteins:
- a CDS encoding DUF4332 domain-containing protein — translation MPALTEVEGIGATYAAKLKEIGIHTTEQLLEKGATPAGRNEIAQQTGISGTLILKWVNHVDLFRIKGIGSEYADLLEAAGVDTVPELARRNPQNLHQALVETNEKRKLVRQLPTLKQVEDWVEQAKKLPRIVQY, via the coding sequence ATGCCCGCACTCACGGAAGTCGAGGGTATCGGCGCGACCTATGCCGCCAAACTGAAGGAGATTGGCATCCATACCACCGAACAGCTCCTCGAGAAGGGAGCCACCCCAGCTGGCAGAAACGAAATCGCGCAACAGACCGGGATCAGTGGCACCCTCATTCTGAAGTGGGTCAACCACGTTGATCTTTTCCGCATCAAAGGGATCGGGTCGGAGTATGCCGACCTGCTTGAAGCCGCGGGAGTCGACACGGTCCCCGAGCTCGCCCGCCGCAATCCACAGAACCTGCATCAAGCCCTGGTGGAGACCAACGAGAAGAGAAAGCTTGTCCGGCAGCTCCCAACCCTGAAGCAGGTTGAGGACTGGGTAGAACAGGCCAAGAAGCTACCCCGGATTGTGCAGTATTGA
- a CDS encoding insulinase family protein, with product MSPKARPVVIVGIAVILSSAWSAPVEKGAAPKWIPTVQKTSLDNGLTLLTSHLPTNGAATVGILIRAGSACDPVGKAGLATMMATAVLNGPEGTSAEDFAARLNLLCSRVQTEVTRDFTLFLFDIPSSDIAGLIGLVAPAIIRPALNEANTTTVRNRILAQLHTEATTLSTVLNRNLYDFVFAGHPYGSSVSGTEASLNNISVNDMIAFHKDYYGSNNTVIAVTGDISGMEIPATVRNAFGRWTSASKTATPVEVPGGLQEARIRLVNWAGSPITQLCLARPAKGREVADYVTLLALGEILGGGPQARLQRDVATKIQGCHHLCAAIDFGAVSTIRITAACQNKDTPAAIARLNESLNQLAAGGVTEDELKFAQRRLRLMTMDWMATPNALARTLLTWQAQGIDPTRPQTFIDQVDKLTTTALSSRARQILKPEEFALIVMGDRSTLAEDLRRFADVEVVEFTGEIPVPAMRTVLKKITQ from the coding sequence ATGAGTCCGAAAGCAAGGCCAGTGGTGATCGTGGGCATCGCCGTGATTCTCTCCTCGGCTTGGTCCGCACCGGTGGAAAAGGGCGCCGCACCGAAATGGATCCCCACGGTTCAGAAGACCTCACTCGACAACGGCCTGACCCTTTTGACCTCCCACCTTCCCACAAACGGCGCAGCGACAGTGGGAATCCTGATCCGGGCAGGAAGTGCCTGTGATCCTGTGGGCAAGGCCGGCTTGGCCACGATGATGGCAACAGCGGTCCTGAACGGCCCGGAGGGAACGAGTGCCGAGGATTTCGCCGCTCGTCTCAATTTGCTCTGCAGCCGGGTGCAAACGGAAGTGACCCGTGACTTCACCCTGTTTCTGTTCGACATTCCCTCCAGTGACATTGCTGGGCTCATCGGCCTTGTGGCCCCAGCCATCATCCGTCCCGCTCTGAACGAAGCCAACACTACGACCGTCCGCAATCGCATTCTCGCGCAGCTGCATACCGAAGCCACAACCCTGTCCACGGTGCTGAACCGCAATCTGTACGACTTCGTCTTCGCGGGCCACCCGTACGGATCGAGCGTCTCCGGCACTGAGGCAAGCCTGAACAACATCAGCGTCAACGACATGATCGCGTTCCACAAGGACTACTACGGCAGCAATAACACGGTGATCGCAGTGACCGGTGACATCAGCGGGATGGAGATACCGGCCACGGTCCGGAACGCGTTCGGGCGGTGGACAAGCGCATCCAAGACGGCTACCCCTGTGGAGGTCCCGGGCGGCCTGCAGGAAGCGCGCATCCGCCTGGTGAACTGGGCCGGAAGTCCGATCACCCAGCTGTGCTTGGCCCGGCCTGCCAAGGGTAGGGAGGTCGCGGACTACGTGACGCTCCTGGCTTTGGGCGAGATTCTGGGCGGCGGTCCGCAGGCTCGCCTGCAGCGCGATGTCGCCACAAAGATCCAGGGCTGCCACCATCTGTGTGCCGCGATCGACTTTGGGGCGGTGAGCACGATTCGCATTACCGCCGCCTGTCAGAACAAGGACACGCCGGCAGCCATCGCCCGCCTGAACGAGAGCCTTAATCAACTGGCGGCTGGCGGCGTCACCGAAGACGAGCTGAAGTTCGCCCAGAGAAGGCTGCGGCTGATGACGATGGACTGGATGGCCACACCGAACGCACTGGCTCGGACCCTCCTCACGTGGCAAGCCCAGGGGATCGATCCCACCCGACCTCAGACGTTCATCGACCAAGTCGACAAGCTGACGACGACTGCCCTATCCTCGCGAGCGCGCCAGATCCTCAAGCCGGAGGAGTTCGCCCTGATCGTGATGGGCGACCGGTCCACCCTGGCGGAGGATCTGCGTCGTTTTGCCGATGTGGAGGTCGTTGAGTTTACGGGAGAGATCCCGGTGCCCGCCATGCGCACAGTCCTGAAGAAGATCACGCAATAG